From a single Acidobacteriota bacterium genomic region:
- a CDS encoding type II toxin-antitoxin system VapC family toxin, producing MNVDRVVIDASVALKWWLRDEENTAEADNLQTEFLNGRLSLFAPTLFDYEIVNTLKNALVRKRIDELYALSAISDLIAYDIERHDTRSLQLSAFQLACQYQRSSYDASYLVLAQTLDLDFYTGDKRMFNAIGSVFPWVKWIGDYRT from the coding sequence ATGAACGTTGATAGAGTTGTGATTGATGCTTCAGTGGCTTTGAAATGGTGGTTGCGCGACGAAGAAAACACCGCCGAAGCTGACAATTTACAGACGGAGTTTCTGAACGGGCGGCTGAGCCTTTTTGCCCCGACCTTGTTTGATTATGAAATCGTCAACACACTGAAAAATGCGCTTGTTAGAAAACGGATTGACGAACTTTATGCACTTTCAGCAATTTCCGATTTAATCGCGTATGACATTGAACGTCACGATACACGATCACTGCAACTTTCGGCTTTTCAACTAGCCTGCCAATATCAGCGCTCCAGCTATGACGCCTCTTATCTGGTTCTCGCGCAAACTTTGGATTTAGATTTTTACACAGGGGACAAGCGGATGTTTAATGCAATAGGCAGTGTTTTCCCCTGGGTGAAATGGATTGGGGACTACCGGACATAA
- a CDS encoding glycosyltransferase, whose protein sequence is MSTKHLPETGQSSQPEGIQSNLQPSNGHTTAAKHLTPGHAAPPPTDYAALLTQLARQERDLQILAHRLAARETELAEIKASRGWRWLGHFWYLRNEIILPALRPFLRLLGKTPQTVPNAATDPALLLPEKQTSTNLLPGVTSKPNAFDVICFPIIEWDFRFQRPQQLMTQFAAAGHRVFYLSHKFCGLDTPYQIEEKAINIYEVTLGGTQLSVYRDQLDAYQQSQLFFSLDTLRRDLSLGATVSVVQLPFWWPMAEQARATFGWPIVYDCMDHHAGFSTNTEEMLEQEHKLFSASDLVVVSSTALAEEAKSFGADPLMIRNACEYEHFAKTGSAQNKRPVIGYYGAIADWFDSDLVADLAVRRPDWDFVLVGSTNLADITRLSKLPNVNLSGEQPYATLPRWLTQFDVTLIPFKRMPLTEATNPVKAYEILAAGKPLVSVPLPEVVALGSVVRLASNAEEFEREIEAALKENSPELIRQRRAFAKDHTWQKRFELLSPAIAQTFPKASIIIVTYYNRELNRMCLEKLYERTEWPNFEVVVLDNASADGTPDYLKEAEKSFPNIRVVLNDENLGFAKANNIGLRMATGDYLVLLNNDTVITRGWLTALLRHLHTDSELGLVGPVTNAIANEARIEVGYEQIQDMPAWAADYVRQHDGETFAIPMLAMFCVAMRRKLFEEIGLLDEQFGIGMFEDDDYCRRITVAGHKLACARDSFIHHWQRASFKLLSDEEYLRIYRENQRKFEEKWRHLTQDLAMEKHRQQLQEVLDRVQQSRGVVIFLPSIGWRVHLFQRPHHLARTFARQGYLTIFDSSGSQDGVNGFEEIEHNVFLFNGAEELLHEIPEPILWTFPYNYDRADKFPGSARKVYDWIDDLAVFPYDREFLERNHERALREASIVASVAAPLHQQALKVRRDAIYLPNGVEFEAFAKSDVTPTGSHADPEFDALLRARKPIAGYYGALASWFDYDLLDAVAERRPDWNFVLIGQALDNSLGEHSLLNRENVTWLGARDYATLPTYLQHFEVATIPFAINEITLATSPLKLYEYLAGGKPVIATPMPECQAFPEVFIARNAEEFSRLLDKASARGRDTEFRQRLQTLAHENSWTARVRVIERALGQASPKFSSSKPAKIAVESCDKVIAELFSHFRTSTNEHFFAALTRHFSGIPNDPCLPMYFEFAITCNERGRKVANLLRQQTGLAGKRYLDVGCAYGGFLVAFAEQGAQVTGFDLDSRLLALGQYNLRDHNLDAPLQLLDATNSELLRPLHESFDVVTCNDVIEHVDDPKALVRNIAHILAEGGLAYFEIPNALTPRFVLSDGHYQLFGITLLDYPEAREYFSARNPGVYYGVRHYLKLDEYRTLFAEHGLSVSLLEEIFTDTSVEVILKDAAELRESVTAKLEEVPEPWRERIRIAVNNYLKTLTCAPLETEQQSQEFLANYGPSFWRLIVRKVSSANGSVTVY, encoded by the coding sequence ATGTCTACGAAACACCTTCCAGAAACTGGCCAATCGAGCCAGCCAGAAGGAATTCAGTCGAATTTACAACCATCGAATGGCCATACGACTGCTGCAAAACACCTTACACCCGGCCATGCGGCTCCGCCTCCAACGGATTACGCAGCGCTGTTGACGCAACTGGCTCGTCAAGAACGCGATTTACAGATTTTGGCGCACCGGTTGGCAGCGCGCGAAACTGAACTGGCGGAAATCAAAGCCTCACGCGGTTGGCGATGGCTTGGGCATTTCTGGTATTTGCGCAATGAAATCATTTTGCCTGCGTTGCGGCCGTTCCTGCGGTTGCTGGGCAAAACGCCACAAACAGTTCCCAATGCGGCGACGGATCCGGCACTGTTGTTGCCCGAAAAACAAACTTCGACAAACCTGCTGCCTGGCGTCACCAGCAAGCCGAATGCCTTCGATGTAATCTGCTTTCCGATCATCGAATGGGATTTTCGCTTTCAGCGCCCGCAACAGTTGATGACCCAATTTGCCGCTGCCGGGCATCGGGTGTTTTACCTTTCGCACAAGTTTTGCGGCCTGGACACGCCCTACCAAATCGAAGAAAAAGCGATCAACATTTATGAAGTCACGCTCGGCGGAACGCAGTTGAGCGTGTATCGCGACCAGCTTGACGCGTATCAACAATCGCAACTGTTCTTTTCGCTGGACACATTGCGGCGCGATCTATCGCTGGGCGCGACAGTTTCCGTCGTTCAGTTGCCGTTCTGGTGGCCAATGGCGGAACAAGCCAGGGCAACATTCGGATGGCCGATTGTGTACGATTGCATGGATCATCACGCAGGGTTTTCGACCAACACCGAAGAAATGCTGGAACAGGAACACAAACTATTCTCTGCTTCGGATTTGGTTGTCGTATCGTCCACGGCGTTGGCCGAAGAAGCCAAATCCTTTGGCGCCGATCCGCTCATGATTCGCAATGCCTGCGAATACGAACACTTCGCCAAAACCGGCAGCGCGCAAAACAAACGCCCTGTGATTGGATATTACGGCGCAATTGCCGACTGGTTTGATTCCGATTTGGTAGCCGATCTGGCCGTCCGCCGACCGGATTGGGATTTCGTGCTGGTCGGTTCAACCAATCTGGCCGACATCACCCGGTTGAGCAAATTGCCCAACGTCAACCTGTCCGGCGAACAACCGTACGCCACATTGCCGCGTTGGTTGACACAATTCGATGTGACGCTGATTCCGTTCAAACGCATGCCACTGACAGAAGCGACCAACCCTGTCAAAGCTTACGAAATACTGGCCGCGGGCAAACCGCTGGTTTCAGTTCCGTTACCCGAAGTGGTTGCGCTGGGTTCGGTCGTCCGGCTGGCTTCGAATGCTGAAGAATTTGAACGTGAAATCGAAGCTGCGCTGAAAGAAAACTCGCCGGAACTGATCCGCCAGCGTCGCGCTTTTGCCAAAGATCACACCTGGCAAAAACGCTTTGAATTGTTGTCGCCCGCCATCGCACAAACCTTTCCCAAGGCTTCGATCATCATTGTCACGTATTACAACCGCGAATTGAATCGGATGTGCCTGGAAAAACTCTATGAGCGCACCGAATGGCCGAACTTTGAAGTCGTCGTTTTGGATAACGCTTCCGCCGACGGCACGCCCGATTACCTGAAAGAGGCTGAAAAGAGTTTCCCGAACATCCGCGTCGTATTGAATGACGAAAATCTGGGCTTTGCCAAAGCCAACAACATCGGATTGCGCATGGCGACGGGCGATTATCTGGTGCTGCTCAACAACGACACGGTGATTACGCGCGGCTGGTTGACTGCGTTGCTCCGCCATTTGCACACCGACTCCGAACTTGGTTTGGTCGGTCCCGTTACCAATGCAATCGCCAACGAAGCCAGGATCGAAGTCGGTTACGAGCAAATCCAGGACATGCCCGCGTGGGCCGCAGATTACGTTCGCCAACACGACGGCGAGACCTTTGCAATTCCGATGTTGGCCATGTTCTGCGTAGCCATGCGGCGGAAATTGTTTGAAGAAATTGGATTGCTGGATGAACAGTTCGGCATAGGCATGTTCGAAGATGACGATTATTGCCGCCGCATCACCGTGGCCGGGCACAAACTGGCTTGCGCCCGCGACAGCTTTATTCACCACTGGCAACGCGCGTCGTTCAAACTGCTCAGCGACGAAGAGTATTTGCGCATTTACCGCGAAAACCAGCGCAAGTTTGAAGAGAAATGGCGGCATCTGACGCAGGACCTGGCGATGGAAAAGCATCGCCAGCAGTTGCAGGAAGTGCTTGATCGCGTTCAGCAAAGCCGTGGCGTAGTGATCTTCCTGCCTTCGATTGGCTGGCGTGTTCATTTATTCCAGCGTCCACATCATTTGGCGCGAACCTTTGCGCGACAAGGGTACCTGACGATTTTTGACAGCAGCGGTTCGCAGGACGGCGTCAATGGCTTTGAGGAAATCGAACACAACGTGTTTCTCTTCAATGGAGCCGAAGAGTTGTTGCACGAAATTCCGGAGCCGATCCTGTGGACATTTCCGTACAACTACGACCGCGCAGACAAATTCCCCGGCTCGGCGCGCAAAGTCTACGACTGGATTGATGATCTGGCGGTGTTCCCCTACGACCGCGAGTTTCTGGAACGAAATCACGAACGCGCGCTCCGCGAAGCTTCGATCGTGGCCAGCGTCGCCGCGCCATTACATCAACAGGCGCTCAAAGTTCGACGGGATGCGATTTACCTTCCCAACGGCGTGGAGTTTGAAGCGTTCGCCAAAAGCGACGTCACGCCAACCGGTTCTCACGCGGATCCGGAATTTGACGCCTTGTTGCGTGCGAGAAAACCGATTGCCGGATATTACGGCGCGCTTGCTTCGTGGTTCGATTACGATTTGTTGGACGCCGTGGCGGAACGGCGACCGGATTGGAATTTCGTCCTGATCGGACAGGCGTTGGATAACAGCTTGGGAGAGCATTCGCTGCTCAACCGCGAAAACGTCACCTGGCTCGGCGCGCGCGATTACGCGACGCTCCCGACGTATTTGCAGCATTTTGAAGTGGCGACGATTCCCTTTGCCATCAATGAGATTACGCTGGCGACTTCGCCGCTGAAGCTGTACGAATACCTGGCCGGAGGCAAGCCGGTCATTGCCACGCCGATGCCGGAATGCCAGGCGTTTCCGGAGGTGTTCATTGCGCGCAACGCCGAGGAGTTTTCACGCTTGCTGGACAAGGCTTCTGCGCGCGGACGCGACACGGAATTTCGCCAACGATTGCAAACCTTGGCGCATGAAAATTCCTGGACGGCACGAGTCCGCGTGATCGAACGCGCGTTGGGGCAGGCAAGTCCGAAGTTTTCCAGCTCTAAACCAGCCAAAATCGCCGTTGAAAGTTGCGACAAAGTGATTGCGGAACTCTTCAGCCATTTTCGCACTTCAACCAATGAACATTTTTTTGCAGCGTTGACGCGACATTTTTCCGGCATCCCGAACGATCCTTGTCTGCCGATGTATTTTGAGTTTGCCATCACCTGCAACGAACGCGGGCGCAAGGTGGCCAATTTGCTGCGCCAGCAAACGGGATTGGCAGGTAAACGTTATCTGGACGTGGGCTGTGCGTACGGCGGTTTTCTGGTCGCCTTTGCCGAACAAGGCGCACAGGTGACAGGATTCGACCTGGATTCCAGACTGCTCGCTCTGGGACAGTACAATTTGCGCGATCACAATCTGGATGCGCCACTGCAATTGCTGGACGCGACCAATTCGGAGCTTTTGCGTCCGCTGCACGAAAGCTTCGATGTCGTGACCTGCAATGACGTGATTGAGCATGTTGACGACCCCAAAGCGCTGGTTCGCAACATTGCACACATACTGGCTGAAGGCGGGCTGGCGTACTTTGAAATCCCCAACGCGCTGACGCCGCGTTTTGTATTGAGCGACGGCCATTACCAGTTATTCGGAATTACCTTACTGGATTACCCCGAAGCGAGGGAATACTTTTCCGCGCGCAATCCAGGCGTTTATTACGGCGTTCGCCATTACCTGAAACTGGATGAGTACCGAACTCTGTTTGCGGAACACGGGTTGAGCGTTTCCCTGCTGGAAGAAATCTTTACCGACACATCGGTCGAAGTTATTTTGAAAGACGCGGCAGAATTGCGGGAATCCGTCACGGCAAAGTTGGAGGAAGTTCCGGAACCGTGGCGTGAGCGCATTCGCATCGCAGTGAACAATTACCTGAAAACGCTGACTTGCGCGCCCCTGGAAACCGAGCAACAAAGCCAGGAGTTTTTGGCGAATTATGGGCCGAGTTTTTGGCGCCTGATTGTACGAAAAGTGTCATCCGCCAATGGCAGCGTGACGGTCTACTGA
- a CDS encoding right-handed parallel beta-helix repeat-containing protein: MNKLKLVSSLFALFVAMLVCSSQAQAQATRTWVSGVGDDANPCSRTAPCKTFAGAISKTAANGEISVLDPGGYGAVTITKSITINGYGQIAGVLAAGTNGVIVNAGANDKVVIKNVSFVGAGTGLDAIRFLAGNQLTVENVQISNFTGDGIDATLTNGGRLYVKDTNITSCGGSGVRMSTTTGVAIASLDNVRIENVPIGFQVAGGSSFATLQRCSIVSNTSSGILAATSPAVINVENSTIAFNNIGVNANVSGTTIRISGNGIYNNTQGVRFVAGAVVESDSSNKVAGNGSSQAPNSVIAKQ, encoded by the coding sequence ATGAACAAGTTGAAATTAGTGAGCAGTTTGTTTGCGCTTTTCGTGGCAATGCTGGTTTGCAGTTCGCAAGCACAGGCACAAGCCACACGGACGTGGGTTTCCGGTGTCGGAGATGATGCGAATCCATGCAGCCGAACCGCTCCTTGCAAAACCTTTGCCGGAGCGATTTCGAAGACTGCCGCGAATGGAGAAATCAGCGTGCTCGATCCGGGTGGATATGGAGCGGTGACAATCACCAAATCCATCACGATTAATGGCTATGGCCAAATCGCAGGCGTTCTGGCGGCCGGAACCAATGGAGTCATCGTGAATGCCGGAGCAAACGATAAAGTCGTTATCAAAAACGTTTCCTTCGTAGGGGCGGGCACTGGGCTGGATGCCATTCGCTTTCTGGCGGGGAATCAACTGACCGTCGAAAACGTACAAATCAGCAATTTCACGGGCGACGGAATTGATGCAACGTTGACCAACGGCGGCAGGTTGTATGTTAAGGATACCAATATCACCAGTTGCGGCGGCAGCGGCGTCAGAATGTCAACTACGACCGGGGTTGCGATCGCTTCGCTGGATAACGTGAGAATCGAAAACGTCCCCATCGGTTTCCAAGTCGCCGGGGGCAGCAGTTTCGCCACTCTCCAACGCTGCTCAATTGTGTCCAATACCAGCAGCGGAATTTTGGCCGCCACTTCTCCGGCGGTTATCAACGTGGAAAACTCCACAATCGCTTTTAACAACATTGGGGTCAATGCCAACGTTTCGGGCACCACCATCAGAATTTCCGGCAATGGGATTTACAACAACACGCAGGGAGTAAGATTCGTTGCCGGAGCTGTCGTTGAATCCGACAGTTCCAACAAAGTCGCGGGCAACGGCTCGTCCCAGGCGCCGAATAGCGTGATCGCCAAACAATAG
- a CDS encoding SDR family oxidoreductase, protein MNKLQGKVALITGASQGIGQGIANAFAAEGAKLILASRNVEKLRQNAETLTKAGTQMLVVQADVTDEAQVRELFRQTMERFGCLDVLVNNAGIFDGGPLDELSVETWDRVMATNLRGPFLCTREAMRIMKDQGIGRIINVGSISAQRVRPNSAAYSTSKHGIWGLTQVTALEGRAFGITCGCLHPGNVEVETLAESRRLNGEPTMSAEEIAQAAVAMAVLPPHVNMLEAIVLPIGQPYLGRG, encoded by the coding sequence ATGAACAAACTCCAAGGAAAAGTCGCGCTCATCACAGGAGCCAGCCAGGGCATAGGGCAAGGAATTGCCAACGCCTTTGCCGCCGAAGGCGCGAAGCTAATCCTGGCTTCGCGCAACGTCGAAAAGCTCCGACAAAATGCGGAAACTTTGACCAAAGCCGGAACCCAGATGTTGGTTGTTCAGGCCGACGTGACCGATGAAGCGCAGGTGCGGGAGCTCTTTCGCCAGACGATGGAGCGGTTCGGATGCCTGGACGTTCTGGTCAACAACGCTGGCATTTTCGATGGCGGGCCGTTGGACGAATTGTCAGTGGAAACGTGGGATCGCGTGATGGCGACGAATTTGCGCGGGCCATTTCTGTGTACGCGCGAAGCGATGCGGATCATGAAAGACCAGGGCATAGGTCGCATCATCAATGTGGGTTCGATTTCGGCGCAACGTGTGCGGCCGAATTCCGCCGCGTATAGCACCAGCAAGCACGGGATTTGGGGATTGACGCAAGTCACCGCGCTCGAAGGGCGCGCCTTTGGTATCACCTGTGGCTGTTTGCACCCCGGCAATGTCGAAGTCGAAACGCTGGCCGAATCGCGCCGTTTGAATGGCGAACCCACAATGAGCGCCGAAGAAATTGCGCAAGCCGCTGTCGCCATGGCTGTGCTACCGCCTCACGTGAATATGCTGGAAGCCATTGTGCTGCCAATTGGCCAGCCGTATCTCGGTCGCGGCTGA
- a CDS encoding TonB family protein, with the protein MKRDFVFRMLLAVGICVLSAVVYFGLASLTEVVEAAPGKITQGALQILGKAGQSNGQCPLKHTDVKTEISGQLARTTVTQEFQNPFNDKIEAVYVFPLPVNAAVDDMTMIVGDRTIKGKIKRREEARAIYEAAREAGQVASLLDQERPNIFTQSVANITPGAVVKVTISYVETLKYEDGSYEFVFPMVVGPRYIPGQPTAQPNPVTAPDTSQVPDASRITPPIAPENTRAGHDISIEVKLDTGVPIDSINTKTHEVEEQRVNAHATIVRLKDQNTIPNKDFVLRFDVAGKKIADAMMTHRGQQGGFFTLMLQPPERITVADVSPKEIVFVLDTSGSMDGFPIEKAKESMKLAIDGMNPQDTFNLITFAGDTHVLFPQPVPATRENLNRARDFLASRSGGGGTEMMKAIRAALAPSDAQDHIRIVCFMTDGYVGNDMEIVGEVQKHPNARVFAFGIGSSVNRFLLDKMAEEGRGEVEYVSLNDDGSAAAKRFHERVRNPLLTDIRVEWGGLPVADVYPQRIPDLFSAKPLVLTGRYTNGARGTIRLIGRVGAQTFTRDIPVELPETQPEHDVLATLWARTRIDDLMRQDYSGIQNGSPKDEVKEAITQLGLEYRLMTQFTSFVAVEEMTVTEGGQPRRVDVPVELPEGVSREGIEGKSFEKLEISARLQRPSKVAYNNMIVAAPAPAMPASTPESYLRREAVSGGVMKDVAVSKVQPAYPATAKAAKISGPVQVQVVIDEAGKVIEAKAIGGHPMLRAAAVQAAKQWTFKPTQLSGIPVKTQGVVTFSFALDGTTSGSADSTKPLPEERRRQAALAKLHPSVAAIVARLAKKDTTPGADETKFVSNGKAELQIWLTNKPGAAVEQLKQLGFEIVLNPQSSKLIIGRLPIEKLEALAGLEVVRYVSPMTGLSRK; encoded by the coding sequence ATGAAAAGAGATTTTGTTTTCAGAATGTTACTTGCAGTTGGAATTTGCGTCCTCAGCGCCGTCGTTTATTTCGGTTTGGCTTCGTTGACCGAAGTGGTGGAAGCCGCGCCGGGCAAGATTACCCAGGGCGCGTTACAAATCCTCGGCAAAGCTGGCCAGTCAAATGGTCAATGCCCGCTGAAACACACCGATGTCAAAACCGAAATCAGCGGTCAACTCGCGCGGACGACTGTGACTCAGGAATTTCAGAATCCGTTCAACGACAAAATCGAAGCGGTGTATGTATTTCCGTTGCCCGTCAATGCAGCCGTTGACGATATGACGATGATCGTTGGAGACCGCACCATCAAAGGCAAAATCAAACGCCGAGAAGAAGCGCGGGCAATTTATGAAGCCGCGCGCGAAGCCGGGCAAGTCGCCAGTTTGCTCGATCAGGAACGTCCGAACATCTTCACGCAATCAGTCGCCAACATTACGCCGGGCGCTGTGGTGAAAGTGACGATCAGTTATGTTGAAACGTTGAAGTACGAAGACGGTTCGTATGAGTTTGTTTTTCCGATGGTGGTTGGTCCGCGCTACATTCCGGGGCAGCCAACGGCGCAGCCAAACCCTGTAACTGCGCCCGACACCAGTCAGGTTCCGGATGCTTCGCGCATTACGCCGCCAATTGCGCCTGAAAACACGCGCGCGGGCCACGACATTTCCATCGAAGTGAAGCTCGATACTGGGGTTCCGATTGATTCCATCAACACGAAAACGCACGAAGTCGAAGAGCAGCGCGTCAATGCACACGCAACCATCGTGCGGTTGAAAGATCAAAATACGATTCCGAACAAAGATTTTGTGCTGCGATTTGACGTGGCAGGAAAGAAAATCGCCGACGCAATGATGACGCATCGTGGGCAGCAAGGCGGTTTTTTCACCCTGATGCTGCAACCACCTGAGCGCATCACCGTCGCCGACGTTTCGCCGAAAGAAATTGTCTTTGTGCTCGACACCTCCGGTTCGATGGATGGATTTCCGATTGAAAAAGCCAAAGAGTCCATGAAGTTGGCGATTGACGGGATGAATCCGCAAGACACATTCAATCTGATTACCTTCGCTGGTGATACGCACGTATTGTTTCCTCAGCCAGTCCCAGCCACGCGAGAAAACCTGAACCGTGCGCGGGATTTTCTCGCTTCCCGCTCCGGCGGTGGCGGAACCGAAATGATGAAAGCGATCAGGGCGGCTTTAGCTCCGTCTGATGCGCAAGATCACATTCGTATCGTTTGTTTTATGACCGATGGTTATGTCGGCAACGATATGGAAATCGTCGGCGAAGTTCAGAAACATCCGAACGCGCGCGTCTTCGCCTTTGGCATTGGGTCGTCGGTCAATCGCTTCCTGCTCGACAAAATGGCCGAAGAAGGCCGCGGCGAAGTCGAATACGTCAGTTTGAATGACGACGGTTCGGCGGCGGCCAAACGATTCCACGAACGCGTTCGCAATCCGTTGCTAACGGATATTCGCGTCGAATGGGGCGGGTTGCCGGTTGCGGATGTTTATCCGCAACGCATTCCCGATCTGTTCAGCGCCAAACCGTTAGTCCTGACCGGACGGTACACCAACGGCGCGCGCGGAACCATTCGCTTGATTGGCCGCGTCGGCGCACAAACCTTTACGCGCGACATTCCGGTCGAATTGCCCGAAACGCAGCCCGAACACGATGTGCTGGCGACGCTGTGGGCGAGAACGCGGATTGACGATTTGATGCGCCAGGATTATTCCGGCATTCAAAACGGTTCGCCGAAAGACGAAGTAAAAGAAGCCATCACGCAACTTGGATTGGAATACCGCCTGATGACGCAATTCACTTCGTTCGTCGCCGTCGAAGAAATGACTGTGACGGAGGGCGGACAGCCTCGGCGCGTGGATGTTCCAGTCGAATTGCCTGAAGGCGTCAGCCGCGAAGGCATAGAAGGGAAGTCATTTGAGAAACTGGAAATTTCCGCAAGGCTTCAGAGGCCCTCAAAAGTTGCTTACAACAATATGATTGTGGCTGCGCCGGCGCCTGCGATGCCTGCTTCAACTCCTGAATCTTATCTTCGGAGAGAAGCCGTCTCCGGAGGAGTGATGAAGGATGTGGCTGTGAGCAAAGTTCAACCTGCCTACCCCGCAACTGCGAAAGCGGCAAAAATCAGTGGGCCGGTTCAAGTTCAAGTGGTAATTGACGAAGCTGGCAAGGTAATCGAAGCCAAAGCCATCGGTGGTCATCCGATGCTTCGCGCAGCGGCGGTTCAAGCGGCCAAGCAATGGACGTTCAAACCAACGCAACTTTCCGGTATCCCGGTCAAAACGCAAGGCGTGGTGACCTTTAGTTTCGCGTTGGATGGAACGACATCTGGCAGTGCCGATTCGACGAAACCGTTGCCGGAAGAACGGCGAAGGCAGGCGGCATTGGCCAAACTGCATCCTTCGGTCGCCGCAATCGTTGCGCGGCTGGCGAAAAAAGATACGACGCCAGGCGCAGATGAAACCAAATTTGTCAGCAATGGCAAAGCAGAACTGCAAATCTGGCTGACGAACAAACCAGGTGCAGCAGTTGAACAGCTTAAACAGCTTGGCTTTGAAATCGTGCTCAATCCGCAATCGTCAAAACTGATCATCGGGCGGTTACCGATTGAAAAGCTGGAAGCGTTGGCCGGGTTGGAGGTCGTGCGGTATGTCTCGCCGATGACCGGTCTTAGCCGGAAATAA
- a CDS encoding TerC family protein: protein MTAVELFPFVDYWWFYAGFTVLVLSLLAFDLGLFHRKAHTVSFREATIWSAVWFALAMLFNVALYFYARWKLSLDPRLLGLPGFEADTAAWQTALEFLTGYIIELSLSVDNIFIFVLVFSYFAIPSKYQHRVLFYGILGAIVFRAIFIAIGSALMHYHWVIIVFGIFLIFTGLKMMIAPEKGLEPEKNPLIRLFRRFVPLTPTLHGDHFFVRLNGVLHATPLMVALIFLEVTDVIFAVDSVPAIFALTDEPLIVFTSNIFAILGLRSLYFLLAGAVDKFYLLKYGLAVVLIFVGSKMTWLNSWYGGKFPISYSLGIIATVLTVSIVLSLIFSKQKPSGET from the coding sequence ATGACGGCTGTCGAATTGTTTCCATTTGTTGATTATTGGTGGTTTTACGCGGGCTTCACTGTCCTGGTGTTATCGTTGCTTGCGTTTGATCTGGGGTTGTTTCACCGCAAAGCTCACACAGTATCCTTTCGCGAAGCCACAATTTGGAGCGCGGTCTGGTTCGCGCTGGCAATGCTTTTCAACGTCGCGCTGTATTTTTATGCGCGCTGGAAGCTTTCGCTCGATCCGCGCCTGTTGGGTTTGCCGGGATTTGAGGCTGATACGGCCGCCTGGCAAACGGCTTTGGAGTTTCTGACGGGCTACATCATTGAACTGTCGCTGTCGGTAGACAACATCTTCATTTTCGTACTGGTGTTCAGCTATTTCGCCATTCCGTCGAAGTACCAGCATCGCGTTTTATTTTACGGCATTTTGGGCGCAATCGTCTTCCGGGCGATTTTTATCGCCATCGGTTCGGCCTTGATGCACTACCACTGGGTGATCATCGTGTTCGGAATTTTCCTGATCTTCACCGGGTTGAAAATGATGATCGCGCCGGAAAAGGGCTTGGAACCGGAAAAGAATCCATTGATTCGTTTGTTTCGCCGTTTCGTGCCGCTGACGCCGACATTGCATGGTGATCACTTTTTCGTGCGACTGAACGGCGTTTTGCACGCAACGCCGCTGATGGTGGCGCTGATCTTTTTGGAAGTGACCGACGTGATTTTTGCGGTGGATTCGGTTCCGGCGATCTTTGCGCTGACCGATGAGCCATTGATTGTGTTCACGTCGAACATCTTCGCCATTCTGGGCCTGCGATCGTTGTATTTTCTGCTGGCCGGAGCGGTGGATAAGTTTTACCTGCTGAAATATGGCCTGGCCGTAGTGCTGATCTTTGTCGGTTCCAAGATGACCTGGCTGAACAGTTGGTACGGCGGCAAATTCCCGATCAGTTATTCGCTGGGAATCATCGCGACGGTGCTGACGGTTTCGATTGTGTTGTCTTTGATTTTTTCGAAGCAGAAACCGAGCGGCGAAACTTGA